One window from the genome of Candidatus Cybelea sp. encodes:
- the tuf gene encoding elongation factor Tu, which translates to MAKQKFERTKPHVNIGTTGHVDHGKTTLTAAIMHCLSTEGLAQKVGVDQIDNAPEEKERGITIAISHQEYETPKRHYAHVDCPGHADYIKNMITGAAQMDGAVLVVAATDGPMPQTREHILLMRQVGVPRIVVFLNKVDMVDDEELLELVEMEIRELLSKYDFPGDDTPIIRGSALKALNSGGKRGEAEADPIFKLMDTIDDYIPQPERQVDKPFLMPVEDVFTITGRGTVGTGRVERGQVKVGEEVEIVGLKEETKKTVVTGIEMFRKLLDSGIAGDNIGVLLRGVDRNEIERGQVLAKPGSVKPHKKFKAEVYVLSKEEGGRHTPFFGNYRPQFYFRTTDVTGTIKLPDGVEMVMPGDNVQMDVELITPIACEEGLRFAIREGGRTVGAGVVTAVAE; encoded by the coding sequence ATGGCCAAGCAAAAGTTCGAGCGCACCAAGCCGCACGTAAATATCGGAACGACCGGACACGTCGATCACGGAAAGACGACGTTGACGGCGGCAATCATGCATTGCCTGTCGACCGAAGGGCTCGCGCAAAAAGTCGGCGTCGATCAGATCGACAACGCTCCCGAAGAGAAAGAGCGCGGCATTACGATCGCCATCTCGCACCAGGAGTACGAGACGCCCAAGCGCCACTACGCGCACGTCGATTGTCCCGGCCACGCGGACTACATCAAGAACATGATCACCGGCGCGGCCCAGATGGACGGCGCGGTGCTCGTCGTTGCGGCGACCGACGGTCCGATGCCCCAGACGCGCGAGCACATTCTGCTGATGCGCCAGGTCGGCGTTCCCCGCATCGTCGTCTTCCTGAACAAGGTCGACATGGTCGATGACGAGGAGCTGCTCGAGCTCGTCGAGATGGAGATTCGCGAGCTGCTCTCGAAGTACGATTTCCCTGGCGACGACACGCCGATCATCCGCGGTTCGGCGCTCAAGGCGCTCAACTCGGGCGGCAAGCGCGGCGAGGCGGAAGCCGATCCGATCTTCAAGCTGATGGACACGATCGACGATTACATCCCGCAGCCGGAGCGCCAGGTCGACAAACCGTTCCTGATGCCGGTCGAAGACGTCTTTACGATCACCGGCCGCGGCACGGTCGGCACGGGCCGCGTCGAGCGCGGTCAGGTGAAGGTCGGCGAAGAGGTTGAGATCGTCGGGCTCAAGGAAGAGACGAAGAAGACCGTGGTGACGGGCATCGAGATGTTCCGCAAGCTGCTCGATTCGGGCATCGCCGGCGACAACATCGGCGTACTGCTGCGCGGCGTCGATCGCAACGAGATCGAGCGCGGCCAGGTGCTCGCCAAGCCGGGCTCGGTCAAACCCCACAAGAAGTTCAAAGCCGAGGTCTACGTCCTCTCGAAAGAAGAGGGCGGCCGCCACACGCCGTTCTTCGGAAACTATCGCCCGCAGTTCTACTTCCGCACGACCGACGTCACCGGCACGATCAAGCTGCCCGACGGCGTCGAGATGGTCATGCCCGGCGACAACGTTCAGATGGACGTCGAGCTGATCACCCCGATCGCATGCGAAGAGGGCCTGCGCTTTGCGATCCGCGAGGGCGGCCGCACCGTCGGCGCCGGCGTCGTTACCGCGGTCGCCGAGTAG
- a CDS encoding chromate transporter, which produces MADTFHSVLQLLWVFAQLSVLGFGGGKGIIPQMHTDAVATHHWVSSQRFTQFYTIGKLVPGPTTIFAALIGYAATPSRPLLGAAVATIGMFVPSSLIMIAFDALWRRFAASPWRAIISRGLAPAIVGLVWSSVMTIARGAPSSVIAYVTAAVVVVLMLRTKISAPLLILLSGGVGVVALR; this is translated from the coding sequence GTGGCTGACACCTTTCATTCGGTGCTGCAGCTGCTCTGGGTCTTCGCGCAGCTCTCGGTGCTGGGCTTCGGCGGCGGAAAAGGGATCATCCCGCAGATGCACACCGACGCGGTGGCGACGCACCACTGGGTTTCGTCGCAGCGGTTCACGCAGTTCTATACGATCGGCAAGCTCGTCCCCGGCCCCACCACGATCTTTGCGGCATTGATCGGCTACGCGGCGACGCCCTCGCGCCCGCTGCTGGGCGCGGCCGTCGCCACTATCGGAATGTTCGTACCCTCCAGCCTGATCATGATTGCGTTTGACGCGCTGTGGCGGCGCTTCGCCGCATCGCCGTGGCGCGCCATCATCTCGCGCGGCCTCGCTCCGGCGATTGTCGGGCTCGTCTGGTCGAGCGTGATGACGATCGCCCGCGGCGCGCCATCGTCGGTTATAGCCTACGTGACGGCGGCGGTGGTGGTCGTACTGATGCTGCGCACGAAGATCAGCGCGCCGCTGCTCATCCTCCTCAGCGGTGGCGTAGGGGTCGTCGCGCTTCGATAA
- a CDS encoding GntR family transcriptional regulator, which translates to METPPYQQLAAQIRAAIERGELPPEAPLPTVRQLAGDLGLAPNTVARAYGELQSEGWLVGDRRRGTRVAGEIPVNRPARLRSLREATEKFVTSLRHRGFSSDEIAVELARAGVAGQEI; encoded by the coding sequence TTGGAGACTCCGCCCTACCAACAGCTCGCCGCGCAGATCCGCGCGGCGATCGAGCGAGGAGAGCTGCCGCCGGAGGCACCTTTGCCAACTGTCCGCCAGCTTGCCGGCGATCTCGGCCTCGCACCCAACACCGTGGCGCGCGCGTACGGCGAACTGCAGTCCGAAGGCTGGCTCGTCGGCGATCGGCGACGCGGGACTCGGGTCGCGGGCGAGATCCCCGTCAACCGGCCGGCACGCCTGCGCAGCCTGCGGGAAGCGACGGAGAAATTCGTCACCTCCCTGCGCCACCGCGGCTTTTCGAGTGACGAAATCGCCGTCGAGTTGGCGCGTGCGGGCGTCGCCGGCCAGGAAATTTAG
- the rpsJ gene encoding 30S ribosomal protein S10, whose product MAKQMIRIRLKAYDHKVLDQSAERIVETAKRTGAFVSGPVPLPTEINRFCVQRSTNNDKKSREHFEMRTHKRLIDILQASPKTMDALMHLDLPAGVDIELKA is encoded by the coding sequence ATGGCGAAACAAATGATCCGCATCCGCCTCAAGGCGTACGACCACAAAGTGCTCGATCAGTCGGCGGAACGGATCGTTGAGACCGCCAAGCGTACCGGCGCGTTCGTTAGCGGGCCGGTCCCGCTGCCGACCGAGATCAACCGTTTCTGCGTGCAGCGCTCGACCAACAACGATAAGAAGTCGCGCGAGCACTTCGAAATGCGCACGCACAAGCGTCTCATCGACATTCTTCAAGCGTCGCCCAAGACGATGGACGCGCTGATGCACCTCGACTTGCCCGCCGGCGTGGATATCGAGCTGAAGGCCTAG
- a CDS encoding acyl-CoA dehydrogenase family protein has protein sequence MPDPVDFIDVSGLLSDEERLVRDTVRAYVRERITPQVAQWFEEGILPRELGPELGRLGLLGMHLEGYGCAGASAVAYGIACLELEAGDSGVRSFASVQGSLAMYSIWRWGDEAQKERWLPAMARGEVIGCFGLTEPDFGSNPAGMRTSARRDGPDWVLDGTKMWITNGSIADLAIVWAQTADGIRGFIVPRDTPGFSASDIHKKLSLRASVTSELALNGCRLPADALLPNGGGLGAPLSCLNEARYGIIWGAMGAARSCYETALEYGKTRVQFDRPIGGFQLTQAKLVDMLLELNKGTLLALHLGRAKDEHRLHPSQVSFAKLNNVREALAIARAARTILGANGVTLEYPVIRHMNNLESVLTYEGTSEMHALVVGKEVTGIAAFT, from the coding sequence ATGCCTGATCCAGTCGACTTCATCGACGTTTCGGGTTTGCTCTCCGACGAAGAGCGGCTCGTTCGCGACACCGTCCGCGCCTACGTGCGCGAGCGCATCACGCCGCAGGTCGCGCAGTGGTTCGAAGAAGGAATCCTACCGCGCGAACTGGGGCCGGAACTCGGCCGGCTCGGCCTGTTGGGGATGCATCTCGAAGGTTACGGCTGCGCGGGCGCGAGCGCCGTCGCTTATGGCATCGCGTGTCTCGAACTCGAGGCCGGCGACTCGGGCGTGCGCAGCTTCGCCTCGGTGCAGGGGTCGCTTGCGATGTATTCGATCTGGCGCTGGGGTGACGAAGCACAAAAGGAGCGCTGGCTTCCGGCGATGGCGCGCGGCGAAGTCATCGGCTGCTTCGGCCTTACCGAGCCGGATTTCGGCAGCAATCCCGCCGGCATGCGCACCTCCGCGCGGCGCGATGGACCGGACTGGGTCCTCGACGGCACCAAGATGTGGATCACGAACGGATCGATCGCCGATCTGGCGATCGTTTGGGCGCAGACCGCCGACGGCATTCGCGGGTTTATCGTTCCGCGCGACACGCCTGGCTTTAGCGCTTCTGACATTCACAAGAAGCTTTCGCTGCGGGCCTCGGTTACGAGCGAGCTCGCGCTGAACGGATGCCGGCTCCCGGCCGACGCGCTTCTGCCCAACGGCGGAGGACTGGGCGCCCCGCTCTCGTGCCTGAACGAAGCGCGCTACGGAATCATCTGGGGCGCGATGGGCGCCGCACGCAGCTGCTACGAAACGGCGCTGGAGTACGGCAAGACGCGCGTGCAGTTCGACCGGCCGATCGGGGGCTTTCAGCTCACGCAGGCCAAGCTCGTGGACATGCTGCTCGAACTGAACAAAGGTACGCTGCTCGCACTGCATCTTGGCCGCGCGAAGGACGAGCACCGGCTGCATCCCTCGCAGGTCAGCTTCGCGAAGCTCAACAACGTCCGCGAGGCGCTTGCGATCGCTCGCGCGGCGCGCACGATCCTCGGCGCAAACGGCGTGACCCTCGAGTACCCGGTGATCCGGCACATGAACAACCTCGAGTCGGTGCTGACCTACGAGGGAACCAGCGAGATGCACGCGCTGGTCGTCGGCAAAGAAGTTACCGGCATCGCCGCCTTTACATAA
- a CDS encoding acyltransferase: MAASGTLREEARLGVLDGLRGLAVLLVLWYHVWEFSWLSPPPSLAFLPATGFAGVTLFFFLSGFVISYPFVRSRASGAPRPSWAHFAWRRFMKIVPSYVLSIAVAYCVGYAQVQPSAAPLPDLVTHLLFVHTWFPERFGTINGVLWTLAVEVEFYCVFPLIWWCFARRPYVTAGAMIAIAWAWRVWMAHCCFSTLFPTYEENLPGYLDIFAFGMLSAQLFVGLSARSKPALRRNLAPLVALGGFAMLWMLLESVFDFRFADQWAGVWQIHGRALFGLAFALIALGSLFSPKWWQVLLDNPPLRFLATISYNLYLYHQMIAREMIWHQIPSYRGDPHYDTQWQVRYTELAFAATIAFATVTTYCFERPLLRIRGPRGARNPVRVQP; the protein is encoded by the coding sequence ATGGCCGCAAGCGGAACCCTTCGCGAGGAGGCGCGACTCGGCGTCTTAGACGGGTTGCGCGGCCTCGCGGTTCTGCTCGTGCTCTGGTACCACGTCTGGGAGTTTTCCTGGCTCAGCCCGCCGCCGTCGCTGGCCTTTCTGCCGGCGACCGGCTTCGCCGGCGTTACGCTCTTCTTCTTTTTGAGTGGTTTCGTTATCTCGTATCCGTTCGTACGATCGCGGGCCAGCGGCGCACCGCGGCCCTCGTGGGCGCACTTCGCTTGGCGGCGCTTCATGAAGATCGTGCCGTCGTACGTGCTCTCGATTGCGGTCGCCTATTGCGTCGGGTACGCGCAAGTACAACCTTCAGCGGCGCCGCTGCCCGATCTGGTGACGCACCTTCTCTTCGTGCACACTTGGTTTCCCGAACGGTTCGGAACGATCAACGGGGTGCTCTGGACGCTCGCCGTCGAGGTCGAATTTTATTGCGTCTTCCCGTTGATCTGGTGGTGCTTCGCTCGGCGTCCGTACGTTACGGCCGGCGCGATGATCGCGATCGCCTGGGCGTGGCGCGTCTGGATGGCGCACTGCTGTTTTTCAACGCTCTTTCCCACGTACGAAGAGAACCTGCCGGGCTATCTCGATATCTTCGCCTTCGGAATGCTCAGCGCGCAGCTCTTCGTCGGGCTCAGCGCCCGCTCGAAGCCGGCGCTGCGGCGTAACCTCGCGCCGCTTGTCGCGCTCGGCGGGTTCGCGATGCTCTGGATGTTGCTGGAGAGCGTCTTCGACTTTCGCTTTGCCGACCAGTGGGCCGGCGTCTGGCAGATCCACGGGCGGGCGCTCTTCGGCCTCGCCTTTGCGTTAATCGCGCTGGGGTCGCTGTTCAGCCCGAAGTGGTGGCAAGTGCTGCTCGACAATCCGCCGCTGCGTTTTCTCGCGACGATCTCGTACAATCTCTACCTCTACCATCAAATGATTGCCCGGGAGATGATATGGCATCAGATCCCCTCGTATCGGGGGGACCCGCACTACGACACGCAATGGCAAGTCCGATATACCGAACTTGCCTTTGCGGCGACCATCGCATTCGCGACGGTAACGACCTACTGTTTCGAACGGCCTCTGCTGCGGATACGCGGCCCGCGAGGGGCGCGCAATCCGGTTAGAGTGCAGCCTTGA
- the fusA gene encoding elongation factor G, giving the protein MAAREYPLERTRNIGIAAHIDAGKTTCTERILFFTGRVHKMGEVHDGAATMDWMVQEQERGITITSAATATTWRDTRINIIDTPGHVDFTVEVERSLRVLDGLVALFDSVAAVQPQSETVWRQANKYKVPRIVFVNKMDRIGADFFNVVEKIRERLGARAVPIQVPIGAEDKFKGVVDLFTMKKIVYTDDLGSTMAQEEVDGELRELALEWRQHLVEAIAEQDDELLEIFFEGKELPIDRMKAALRRATIEGTVLPMLCGSAFKNKGIQPLLDAVVEYMPSPLEAKQIVGRDPKSGGEITRKAADAEPFCALAFKIATDPYGNLTYFRVYSGVLNKGSYVLNSRSGRKERIGRILRMHANHREDIDSIGAGDIAAAVGLSDTRTGDTLCDEKSPIALESITFPEPVIHQAIEPKSKADQDKLGLALTRLAQEDPTFRMRTDEETQQTIIAGMGELHLEIILDRLRREFKVEANVGKPQVAYKEAITKTVEKEGRFVRQSGGKGQYGDVWLRVQPQPPGTGFVFEWKIVGGAVPKEYAKAVQEGIRESAQNGVLAGFPVMDFKAEAFDGSFHEVDSSEMAFKIAASMAWKEANRSAGPILLEPIMKVEVTTPKEYMGAINGDLSRRRGAIHATEEAPGGAQVITAHVPLSEMFGYATDMRSATQGRATYTMEFSHYEKAPKSVEEEIVAKAVGKKLAPA; this is encoded by the coding sequence ATGGCTGCTAGGGAATATCCGCTCGAACGCACGAGGAATATCGGCATTGCCGCGCACATCGATGCCGGCAAGACGACCTGTACCGAACGTATCCTCTTCTTTACCGGACGCGTGCACAAGATGGGTGAAGTGCACGACGGCGCGGCGACGATGGACTGGATGGTTCAGGAACAGGAACGCGGCATTACGATCACCTCGGCCGCGACCGCCACGACCTGGCGGGATACGCGCATCAACATCATCGACACGCCGGGGCACGTCGACTTCACCGTCGAGGTCGAGCGCTCCCTGCGCGTGCTCGACGGCTTAGTCGCGCTCTTCGACTCGGTGGCCGCGGTTCAGCCGCAGTCGGAGACCGTCTGGCGTCAAGCGAACAAATATAAGGTTCCGCGCATCGTCTTCGTCAATAAGATGGACCGCATCGGCGCCGACTTCTTCAACGTCGTCGAAAAGATTCGCGAGCGCCTCGGCGCCCGCGCCGTACCGATTCAGGTGCCGATCGGCGCCGAAGATAAGTTTAAGGGCGTCGTCGATCTGTTCACGATGAAGAAGATCGTCTACACCGACGACCTCGGCTCGACGATGGCGCAAGAAGAGGTCGACGGCGAGCTGCGCGAGCTCGCGCTGGAATGGCGCCAGCACCTCGTCGAAGCGATCGCCGAACAGGACGACGAGTTGCTCGAGATCTTCTTCGAGGGCAAAGAGCTGCCGATCGACCGCATGAAGGCGGCGCTGCGCAGGGCGACGATCGAGGGCACGGTGCTGCCGATGCTCTGCGGTTCGGCCTTCAAGAATAAGGGCATTCAGCCGCTGCTCGACGCGGTGGTCGAATACATGCCCTCGCCGCTGGAAGCCAAGCAGATCGTCGGACGCGATCCGAAATCGGGCGGCGAGATCACCCGCAAGGCCGCCGACGCCGAGCCGTTCTGCGCGCTGGCCTTCAAGATCGCGACCGATCCGTACGGCAACCTGACGTATTTCCGCGTCTATTCCGGCGTGCTCAACAAGGGCAGCTACGTGCTCAACTCGCGCTCGGGGCGCAAGGAGCGCATCGGCCGGATCCTGCGGATGCACGCCAACCATCGCGAGGACATCGATTCGATCGGCGCGGGCGACATCGCGGCCGCGGTCGGGCTCTCCGACACGCGCACCGGCGACACCCTGTGCGACGAGAAGTCGCCGATCGCGCTTGAGTCGATCACGTTCCCGGAGCCGGTCATCCACCAGGCGATCGAGCCCAAGAGCAAGGCCGATCAAGACAAGCTCGGCTTGGCGCTGACGCGCCTCGCGCAGGAAGATCCGACCTTCCGGATGCGGACCGACGAAGAGACCCAGCAGACGATCATCGCCGGCATGGGCGAACTGCACCTCGAGATCATCCTCGACCGGCTCCGCCGGGAGTTCAAAGTTGAGGCCAACGTTGGTAAGCCGCAGGTTGCTTACAAAGAAGCGATTACAAAGACCGTTGAAAAGGAAGGCCGTTTCGTGCGGCAGTCGGGCGGCAAGGGCCAGTACGGCGACGTCTGGCTGCGCGTTCAACCGCAGCCCCCGGGAACGGGCTTTGTTTTCGAGTGGAAGATTGTCGGCGGCGCGGTTCCAAAAGAGTACGCCAAGGCGGTTCAGGAAGGCATCCGCGAGTCGGCCCAAAACGGCGTGCTCGCCGGCTTCCCGGTGATGGACTTCAAGGCCGAAGCCTTCGACGGTTCGTTCCACGAGGTCGACTCGTCGGAAATGGCCTTCAAGATTGCCGCCTCGATGGCGTGGAAGGAAGCGAACCGTTCCGCGGGCCCGATCCTGCTCGAGCCGATCATGAAGGTCGAGGTGACGACGCCCAAAGAGTACATGGGCGCCATCAACGGCGACCTCAGCCGGCGCCGCGGCGCGATTCACGCGACCGAAGAGGCACCGGGCGGAGCTCAGGTGATCACGGCGCACGTCCCGCTCTCGGAGATGTTCGGGTACGCTACGGATATGCGCTCGGCAACACAAGGGCGAGCGACGTACACCATGGAGTTCTCGCATTACGAAAAGGCGCCGAAATCCGTCGAAGAAGAGATCGTCGCTAAGGCGGTCGGCAAGAAGTTGGCCCCCGCCTGA
- the rpsG gene encoding 30S ribosomal protein S7, whose amino-acid sequence MPRKGPAPKRQILPDGKFNSKVLARFINKVMLRGKKSTAEGITYGALDLVAEKTGRDPMEVFSQALSNAMPLVEVRPRRVGGATYQVPMEVRPDRRQAMAMRWLIGFARARGGRSMEEKLAGELLDASNNTGATIKKREDTHKMAEANKAFAHYRW is encoded by the coding sequence ATGCCACGCAAAGGACCCGCTCCCAAACGTCAGATTCTTCCGGACGGCAAGTTCAACTCGAAAGTGCTGGCGCGCTTCATCAATAAGGTGATGCTGCGCGGCAAGAAGTCGACGGCCGAGGGCATCACGTACGGTGCGCTCGATCTCGTCGCCGAGAAGACCGGCCGGGATCCGATGGAAGTTTTTTCACAAGCGCTCTCCAACGCGATGCCGCTGGTCGAGGTTCGTCCGCGGCGCGTCGGCGGCGCCACCTACCAAGTGCCGATGGAAGTGCGTCCCGATCGCCGTCAGGCGATGGCGATGCGCTGGCTGATCGGTTTTGCCCGGGCTCGCGGCGGCCGCTCCATGGAGGAGAAGCTGGCCGGCGAGCTCCTCGACGCGTCCAACAACACCGGCGCGACGATCAAGAAGCGTGAAGACACGCACAAGATGGCCGAAGCGAACAAAGCTTTTGCCCATTATCGCTGGTAG
- a CDS encoding DUF3311 domain-containing protein, translating into MRRRGWYLLLVLPFIGTLIPPLYNHAAPALFGMPFFYWYQLAWVLVTAGLLGIVVLMTRDGRV; encoded by the coding sequence ATGCGCCGTCGCGGCTGGTACCTGCTGCTGGTCTTGCCGTTTATCGGGACGCTCATCCCGCCGCTGTATAACCATGCGGCCCCCGCGCTCTTCGGGATGCCCTTCTTCTACTGGTATCAGTTGGCGTGGGTCCTCGTGACCGCCGGCCTTCTCGGAATCGTCGTGCTGATGACCAGAGACGGGCGTGTCTAG
- the rpsL gene encoding 30S ribosomal protein S12: MPTINQLVRRGREKTEQKVKTRAFRVILTGPKPGHPDLPTRQFEVTGNPQRRGVCTQVKTVTPKKPNSALRKVARVRLTNGEEVTAYIPGIGHNLQEHSVVLVRGGRVKDLPGVRYHIIRGTLDTAGTANRKQGRSKYGAKREKKK, translated from the coding sequence TTGCCGACCATCAACCAATTGGTGCGCCGCGGGCGTGAGAAGACCGAGCAGAAGGTCAAGACCCGGGCATTTCGCGTCATCTTGACGGGGCCCAAGCCGGGCCATCCCGATCTCCCGACGCGACAATTCGAAGTGACCGGCAATCCGCAGCGCCGCGGCGTCTGCACTCAAGTGAAAACGGTTACTCCCAAGAAGCCAAACTCGGCGCTGCGCAAAGTCGCTCGCGTTCGCTTGACCAATGGGGAAGAGGTGACCGCCTATATCCCGGGGATCGGGCACAACCTGCAGGAGCACTCGGTCGTGCTGGTCCGCGGCGGGCGCGTCAAGGATCTGCCGGGCGTCCGCTACCACATTATCCGCGGCACGCTCGATACGGCCGGGACGGCGAACCGCAAACAAGGGCGCTCGAAATACGGCGCCAAGCGCGAGAAAAAGAAGTAA
- a CDS encoding DUF5654 family protein → MEVKSSYIGTMIGLATVAFGLIAAGAWNKFISDVIALFLKPGSGVVAELVYAVVITIIAIVVVQSLAKLAEKEAELTAKLPFSKKPQE, encoded by the coding sequence ATGGAAGTGAAGTCGAGCTACATCGGTACCATGATCGGTCTTGCGACGGTGGCCTTCGGCCTGATCGCCGCCGGTGCGTGGAACAAGTTCATCAGCGACGTCATCGCGCTCTTTCTCAAGCCCGGCAGCGGGGTCGTCGCCGAGTTGGTCTATGCGGTCGTGATTACGATCATCGCGATCGTCGTCGTCCAGAGCCTCGCCAAGCTCGCCGAAAAAGAGGCGGAGCTCACGGCGAAGCTTCCGTTCTCGAAGAAGCCGCAGGAGTAG
- a CDS encoding chromate transporter, translating to MSADARPSLTSIAFAFASISATSFGGGQKASIRQQVLARGWMDADGFLDGLEIAQVLPGPNLLNLAIYCGQKVRGVPGALAAFCGASVPPFVIVLIAGALYFKYAANPFVAGALRGCAAGALGLTIGNALELTWDERKSWYAIALVAITAAAVSLLRMPLLLVLVVFGGAGVVFETLRSRREARG from the coding sequence ATGTCAGCTGACGCGCGGCCGTCGCTGACAAGCATCGCGTTCGCCTTTGCCAGCATCTCCGCCACCTCGTTCGGCGGCGGCCAGAAGGCTTCGATCCGCCAACAGGTGCTCGCGCGCGGCTGGATGGACGCCGATGGTTTTCTCGACGGTTTGGAGATCGCGCAGGTGCTGCCCGGGCCGAACCTGCTCAACCTCGCGATCTACTGCGGGCAGAAAGTTCGCGGCGTGCCGGGAGCGCTTGCCGCGTTCTGCGGCGCAAGCGTACCGCCGTTCGTCATCGTACTAATAGCCGGCGCGCTCTACTTTAAATACGCGGCAAATCCGTTCGTCGCGGGCGCTCTGCGCGGCTGCGCCGCCGGCGCGCTCGGATTAACGATCGGCAACGCACTCGAACTGACCTGGGACGAACGCAAGAGCTGGTACGCGATCGCGCTGGTCGCGATTACCGCGGCCGCCGTCTCGCTGCTGCGCATGCCGCTGCTGCTGGTGCTCGTGGTCTTCGGCGGGGCCGGCGTCGTTTTCGAAACGCTGCGAAGCCGGCGAGAAGCACGTGGCTGA
- a CDS encoding HIT domain-containing protein, producing the protein MTRWLSELIGGPEQSVWEKPDPNHTFRGRLDGTRAKADEVVYEDDEVFAFRHNIDPSKEEWWEIHVVIIPKKWVPTILDISLGDAYIWHRLIGGIQKVALSLGLYETGFMIRMGVLPPYQHTEHVHIHILSGKHRSTVVDGPLPDVS; encoded by the coding sequence ATGACACGTTGGCTTTCAGAATTAATCGGCGGTCCCGAGCAGTCGGTGTGGGAAAAGCCCGACCCCAACCACACGTTCCGCGGACGGCTCGACGGTACGCGGGCAAAGGCCGATGAAGTCGTCTACGAAGACGACGAGGTTTTTGCCTTTCGTCACAACATCGACCCGAGCAAAGAGGAATGGTGGGAGATCCACGTCGTCATCATCCCGAAGAAATGGGTCCCGACGATTCTCGATATCTCGCTGGGCGACGCCTACATCTGGCACCGCCTGATCGGCGGCATTCAAAAGGTCGCCCTCTCCTTGGGCCTCTACGAAACGGGTTTTATGATTCGGATGGGCGTCCTGCCTCCGTATCAGCACACGGAGCACGTGCACATCCACATCCTCTCGGGTAAACACCGCTCCACCGTCGTCGACGGGCCGCTTCCGGATGTCAGCTGA